Proteins co-encoded in one Cynocephalus volans isolate mCynVol1 chromosome 11, mCynVol1.pri, whole genome shotgun sequence genomic window:
- the ZBED6 gene encoding zinc finger BED domain-containing protein 6: MSVCTLSVPVSSLSPGRRCSTFSGAGILGCVPINSNTDAEVVVEGKMVAEGVDKEAKLPAKKKRKKALRIKGKRRRKKLILAKKFSKDLGSGRPVADAPALLASSAPEQDEESLFESNIEKQIYLPSTRAKTSIVWHFFHVDPQYTWRAICNLCEKSVSRGKPGSHLGTSTLQRHLQARHSPHWTRANKFGVTSGEEEFTLDVSLSPSSGSSGSFEYIPSDPLEDNRMGKKRGKSASDALRAERGRFLIKSNIVKHALIPGTRAKTSAVWNFFYTDPQHISRAVCNICKRSVSRGRPGSHLGTSTLQRHLQATHPIHWAVANKDNGAVGDGLDEAETERNDLLSDTLHGEKSTGSQDLTAEDLSDSDSDEPPVLEVENRSESPIPLAEQDTLMHAQERETTYCENPVSSRISQAIIQMIVEDMHPYNYFSTPAFQRFMQIVAPDYRLPSEAYFFTKAVPQLYDCVREKIFLTLENVQSQKIHLTVDIWTHDPSTDYFIVTVHWVSLETAPSPNNDRIPNFRKWAVLCVIGLAKDCLVTNILQELNDQIGLWLSPNFLIPSFIVSDNSSNVVHAIRDGGFTHVPCFLHCLNIVIQDFFCEHKSIENMLVAARKTCHHFSHSVKARQILQEFQNDHQLPWKNLKQDETGHWISTFYMLKWLLEHCYSVHHSLGRASGVVLTSLQWTLMTYVCDILKPFEEATQKVSVKTTGLNQVLPLIHHLLLSLQKLRDDFQVRGITQALNLVDSLSFKLETDTLLSAMLKSKPCILAALLDPCFKNSLEDFFPQGADLETYKQILAEEVCNYMESSPEVCQIATSEASGSSVTVGADSFTSSAKEGTSNSGSIDSSAADSVTIGSKSFMFPSAIAVVDEYFKEKYSELSGGDDPLSYWQRKVSIWPALTQVAIHYLSCPMCSWQSECIFTTNSHFHPKQIMSLDFDNIEQLMFLKMNLKNVNYDYSTLVLSWDPENEVVQSNEKEILP; encoded by the coding sequence ATGAGTGTATGTACTCTAAGTGTACCAGTTTCCTCGCTCTCTCCTGGCAGAAGATGCAGCACTTTTAGTGGTGCTGGCATTTTGGGATGTGTTCCTATTAATTCTAATACAGATGCAGAAGTTGTGGTAGAGGGAAAGATGGTGGCAGAAGGAGTGGATAAAGAGGCAAAATTGcctgctaaaaagaaaagaaagaaggcttTGCGGATTAAGGGGAAAAGGCGCCGAAAAAAATTGATCCTTGCCAAAAAGTTTAGTAAGGATTTGGGATCTGGAAGGCCTGTTGCAGATGCCCCAGCTTTGTTAGCTTCCAGTGCCCCCGAGCAGGATGAAGAAAGTCTTTTTGAAAgcaatatagaaaaacaaatctaTCTACCTAGTACCAGAGCCAAGACATCCATTGTGTGGCACTTCTTTCACGTTGACCCCCAGTACACCTGGCGGGCTATTTGTAACCTTTGTGAAAAAAGTGTCAGCAGAGGTAAACCAGGCAGCCATCTTGGTACATCTACTCTTCAACGACATCTGCAGGCAAGGCATTCACCTCACTGGACCAGAGCCAACAAGTTTGGAGTCACTAGTGGGGAGGAGGAGTTTACCTTGGATGTATCTTTATCTCCCTCTTCTGGAAGCAGTGGAAGCTTTGAATATATTCCTAGTGATCCATTAGAGGATAATAGAATGGGTAAGAAACGTGGTAAATCAGCATCTGATGCCTTGAGGGCAGAAAGAGGGAGATTTCTCATCAAAAGTAACATTGTCAAGCATGCTTTAATTCCTGGAACCAGAGCCAAGACATCTGcagtttggaattttttttatacTGATCCTCAACACATCTCGAGAGCTGTGtgtaatatatgtaaaagaaGTGTGAGCCGAGGTAGGCCTGGTTCCCACTTAGGAACTTCAACACTTCAACGACACCTGCAGGCCACACATCCCATCCATTGGGCTGTTGCCAACAAAGACAATGGTGCTGTTGGAGATGGATTAGATGAAGCAGAGACTGAGAGAAATGATCTCTTGAGCGATACTTTGCATGGGGAGAAGTCTACAGGCAGCCAAGATTTAACAGCTGAGGACCTTAGTGACTCTGATTCAGATGAGCCTCCTGTGTTAGAGGTTGAAAATAGATCTGAGAGTCCTATTCCTCTTGCAGAACAAGACACTCTGATGCATGCACAGGAGAGAGAAACAACATATTGTGAAAATCCAGTCTCAAGTCGAATAAGTCAGGCAATTATTCAAATGATTGTGGAGGATATGCATCCTTACAATTACTTCTCAACCCCAGCCTTTCAGAGGTTCATGCAGATTGTGGCCCCTGACTACAGGTTGCCATCAGAGGCTTACTTTTTCACTAAGGCTGTACCTCAGTTATATGATTGTGTCAGAGAAAAAATTTTCTTAACTTTAGAGAATGTTCAGAGCCAAAAGATCCACTTGACTGTTGACATATGGACCCATGACCCATCCACTGACTATTTCATTGTGACTGTACACTGGGTCTCTTTGGAAACTGCACCTTCTCCCAATAATGACAGGATTCCCAACTTCAGAAAATGGGCGGTGCTTTGTGTTATAGGGTTGGCCAAAGACTGTTTGGTAACCAACATTTTACAAGAATTAAATGACCAGATTGGTCTGTGGCTTTCTCCTAATTTCCTTATCCCTAGCTTCATTGTCTCTGACAATTCTTCTAATGTGGTACATGCAATCAGAGATGGTGGTTTTACCCACGTGCCATGCTTCCTGCATTGTTTAAATATAGTCATTCAGGACTTTTTCTGTGAGCACAAAAGCATTGAGAATATGTTAGTGGCTGCTAGGAAAACCTGCCATCATTTTAGTCATTCTGTTAAGGCACGTCAGATACTGCAAGAGTTCCAAAATGATCACCAACTTCCATGGAAGAATTTGAAGCAGGATGAAACTGGCCATTGGATTTCTACCTTTTATATGTTAAAATGGCTTTTGGAGCATTGCTACTCAGTTCACCATAGTCTCGGTAGAGCCAGTGGAGTTGTGCTTACCTCCCTTCAGTGGACTCTGATGACTTATGTTTGTGATATTCTTAAGCCATTTGAGGAGGCCACCCAGAAAGTGAGTGTGAAGACTACAGGATTGAATCAGGTGCTACCCCTAATCCATCATCTACTCCTTTCCCTGCAGAAACTCAGAGACGATTTTCAAGTCAGAGGTATTACTCAGGCCCTCAATCTGGTGGACAGTTTATCTTTCAAACTTGAAACTGACACCCTACTAAGTGCCATGCTCAAATCTAAGCCCTGTATCTTGGCTGCTTTGTTAGATCCTTGCTTTAAAAACAGTTTGGAAGACTTTTTTCCTCAAGGTGCTGATTTAGAAACTTACAAGCAGATCCTTGCTGAAGAGGTTTGTAATTATATGGAATCTTCGCCAGAGGTCTGCCAAATTGCAACTTCAGAAGCTTCTGGTTCCTCAGTTACAGTAGGAGCTGATTCATTTACCTCATCTGCAAAAGAAGGAACTTCCAATTCAGGTTCCATTGATAGCTCAGCTGCAGACAGTGTTACCATTGGAAGCAAAAGCTTTATGTTTCCTTCTGCTATAGCAGTAGTGGATGAGTATTTCAAAGAGAAGTATTCAGAGCTCTCAGGAGGTGATGACCCTTTAAGTTACTGGCAAAGGAAGGTGAGCATATGGCCAGCTTTGACCCAAGTTGCCATTCATTATCTAAGTTGCCCCATGTGTAGTTGGCAATCTGAATGTATCTTTACCACAAATAGCCACTTTCATCCAAAGCAGATCATGAGCCTGGACTTTGACAATATAGAACAGCTGATGTTTCTGAAAATGAACTTGAAAAATGTTAACTATGATTATTCTACATTGGTTCTTAGCTGGGATCCTGAGAATGAAGTTGTTcaaagcaatgaaaaagaaatattaccttaa